The Microbacterium trichothecenolyticum sequence GACGGCCGCCATGTTCTTCTGGATGGTCGTCGGGTCGGTCGCGCCGCCCTTCTTCGCCGCGAGAGCGGCGAGGATGGTGGCGTCGTACGACTCGGCACCGTACGAGTAGTCGGACAGGGCCGATCCCTCGACGCTCTGGTGCCAGTCCGACATGCGCTTCTTGAAGTCGTCAGCGGCGTTGGCGCCGGGGATGGTTCCCTTGGCTCCCTCGAGGGTGCCCGCGTCGAACACCTTCGAGTAGTCCGACGTGTTGCCGTCGGTGTAGTACGTGGTCTTCATGTCCCAGCTCTGCGAGACGAGCTCGGGCACGATCGCCTTGGTCTCATCGAACGCGATGATGACGATGGCGTCGGGCTTGGACGCGATGGCCGCCGTGACCTCGGACGAGAAGGTGGTCTGTCCGGGAGGGAACTCCTGGCCCTTGCCCTTGCCGCCGTAGGTGATGGTGCCACCGGCGTCTTCGACCGTCTTCTGGATGACGTCGCGCAGGCCCGTGCCGTAGGCGTCGTTGAAGACGAGGAAGGCGACGTTCTGGTGGCCGTCACCGACGATGAGCTGACCGAGAGCCGAGCCCTGCACGGTGTCCGGCGGAGCGGTGCGGAAGTAGAACGGCGACTTGCCCGAGAGCTCGGCCGACGTGTTGGCGGGCGAGATTTCGACGATGGGCGCGGCGGCCAGCTTGTCGACGACGTTCAGCGACACCGACGAGGATGCGGCGCCGATGGCGACCGAGACCTTCGCGTCGATGAGCTTGTCGGCGGAGGCCGACGAGACCGCCATGTCGGTGGAGTCGCCCGAGTCGGTCCAGAAGGTGCAGGCCGAGTCGCCGGCTTCGACGATGTCGTTGACGGCGAGGCCGACACCGGCGATCTCGGGCGGCCCGAGGAAGGCCAGGGTACCGGTCTGCGGCAGGATCGTGCCGACCTTGAGTGTGGTGGCGCTCGTGGCGTCGCTCGCGCAGTCCTGGCTGGCGTAGCTGCCTGCGGCCGCGGCAGAACCGGTGGAACCGGCGCCGGAACCGCCGCCGCTACAACCGGCGAGCGTGAGGGTGGTCGCTGCAGCAAGCGCTGCGACGGCGAACCACGCCTTCTTGGATTGAACCATCTGGCTCGTCCTTTCGATCATCATGCGCGGCCTCGCCACGCGGTGGGATGAACCTAACCGCCGCGTGTTACGAATGTGTTTTCGCTTCGGGACTGCACTGCAATCGTTATGAAGCGTTGCGTCGAGGGCGCACCGATCTGCGTGATTCGCCCGTCAGACGGGGTCCATCACGTCAGAGACCACGCGGCGATGGCGGCGCGCAGCGGCCACCGAGTCGACGCTCAGGATGACGAGAGCGACCCATACGAGCGCGAAGCCGATCCAGCGCTCAGGGGTCATCGCCTCGCCCAGGATCCACACACCGATCACGAACTGCAGGATCGGCGCGACGAACTGCAGCAATCCGATGACCGTGAGCGGAACGCGGCGTGCACCCGAGGCGAACAGCAGCAGGGGAACCGCCGTCACGGCGCCGGCCGCGAGGAGCAGCGCCGCGTGCAGCGTCCCCGCGGTGCCGAGGGTCAGCCCGCTGACCACGCCGACGACCGCGAGCTGAACGCCGGCGACGGGCAGCAGCCACATCGACTCCAGCGTCAGACCGCTCACCGCATCGACCGATGGGCCGATCTGCTTCTTCACGAGCCCGTAGAACCCGAACGAGAACGCCAGGACCAGCGCGACCCAGGGGAAGCTGCCGTACCCGGCGACGATCACCACGACCGCGACGACCGCGAGCCCGACCGCGATCCACGGCAGCGGTCGCAGCCGTTCGCGCAGGACGACGACCCCGAGCAGCACCGTGACGATGGGGTTGATGAAGTACCCGAGGCTGGTCTCGACCACACGATCCGACAGGGTGCCGTACAGGTAGGTCTGCCAGTTGACGTAGATGAGCGCACCCGCGAGCGCCGTCAGGCCCAGCAGACGCGGCTGCCGCAGGATCGCCAGGAACGCCCTCCACGCGCGCAGCACGGTGAGCAGCAGCAGACAGAAGACGAACGCCAAGATGATGCGCCAGGCCACGACCTCGAACGCGCCCGTCGGCCGCAGCTGCAGGAAGTACAGCGGCAGCAGTCCCCACAGCAGATATGCCCCGAACGCATACAGAGCACCCCTCGTGGTGCCGCCGGCCGGGGTGGTGGGGCGGGGAGTCACCTCACCAGCCTACGTCGGTCGCCGAACCGCGATCGGTCGAGCGTCATCGCTTTCCTGCCATCCGGGACCTTCCGGGCACGGCCGCGCGCCCCGGGCCCGGCCCGGCGAGAAGTGTTGCCGCCTGTGACGCTCGCTTTGGCACGCCGACGGCATGCCTCGTACCTTCACCGGGGACATGGCGCACCGCGCCCCGTCCATCGCACAGCACGCGATCCACTCGCCCCGCACCATCCGA is a genomic window containing:
- the rarD gene encoding EamA family transporter RarD, encoding MTPRPTTPAGGTTRGALYAFGAYLLWGLLPLYFLQLRPTGAFEVVAWRIILAFVFCLLLLTVLRAWRAFLAILRQPRLLGLTALAGALIYVNWQTYLYGTLSDRVVETSLGYFINPIVTVLLGVVVLRERLRPLPWIAVGLAVVAVVVIVAGYGSFPWVALVLAFSFGFYGLVKKQIGPSVDAVSGLTLESMWLLPVAGVQLAVVGVVSGLTLGTAGTLHAALLLAAGAVTAVPLLLFASGARRVPLTVIGLLQFVAPILQFVIGVWILGEAMTPERWIGFALVWVALVILSVDSVAAARRHRRVVSDVMDPV
- a CDS encoding ABC transporter substrate-binding protein; translated protein: MVQSKKAWFAVAALAAATTLTLAGCSGGGSGAGSTGSAAAAGSYASQDCASDATSATTLKVGTILPQTGTLAFLGPPEIAGVGLAVNDIVEAGDSACTFWTDSGDSTDMAVSSASADKLIDAKVSVAIGAASSSVSLNVVDKLAAAPIVEISPANTSAELSGKSPFYFRTAPPDTVQGSALGQLIVGDGHQNVAFLVFNDAYGTGLRDVIQKTVEDAGGTITYGGKGKGQEFPPGQTTFSSEVTAAIASKPDAIVIIAFDETKAIVPELVSQSWDMKTTYYTDGNTSDYSKVFDAGTLEGAKGTIPGANAADDFKKRMSDWHQSVEGSALSDYSYGAESYDATILAALAAKKGGATDPTTIQKNMAAVSGAQGGTPCATYKECVDALAGGGSIHYKGVSGVGPFNSMNDPSSAFIGIYQFDADNKPIWQSAVEGKS